GCTTGCTGTTGGCGACGTTGCGGAACGCCCCGCCCGCCCAGGTCAGGCCGACAGCCCCGGTGTCCTTGAGGTCGTCGAGCAGCTTCGTGCCCACCGGGCCGTCGAGCACCTTGGCGACTTCAGCGTCATTGGAGAACAGGAAAGGGAAGTCGAAGATCTGGAGTTCCTTCTTGCGCACGGCAAACGGCACGAGCGAACCGAGATAGAACTCGAGGACGCCGCCCTGCACCGATTGCAGCATCTTTTCTTCCGAACCGAGCGACGAATTGGCGAAGACCTTGATCTTGACCTGGCCGTTGGTGGCTTTGTCCACTTCGGCGGCAAAACGCGCCATCGCCTGGCCGCGCGGGTGCTGTTCGGTGAAGCCGTGGCCGAGGCGCGCCTCGACCGCCAGCGCCGACGTCGACGCGAGCAGGCTGGCGGCGCCGATCAGGGAGGAGATACGTGTCAACATCGAAGCTTTCGCGTGCATCGTCATAAAATTCTCCAGGAAGGTCAAAAAAGGGCGTCGTTCAGACGCAACTCGTCATGCCGCCATCGACATAAATGATCTGGCCATTGACGAAATCGGAAGCCGACGACGACAGGAAGATCGCTGCGCCCTGCAGTTCCTCGACCTTGCCCCAGCGGTTGGCCGGCGTGCGCTTGCACAGCCAGGCGGAAAACTCCTCGTTCTCGACGAGGGCGCGGTTCATCTCGGTGGCGAAATAGCCGGGCGCGAGACCATTGGCCTGGATGCCGTACCTCGCCCAGTCGGCGCACATACCCTTGGTCAGGTTGGCGACGCCGCCCTTGGCCGCCGTGTAGGGCGCGATCGTCGGCCGGCCGAGCAGGCTCTGCACCGAACAGATATTGACGATCTTGCCGGCGCCGCGCGGGATCATGTGCCGCGCCACCGCCTGCGAAACGTAGAAGACGCTCGACAGGTTGGTTTCGAGGATCGCCGCCCAGCTCTCCGCCGCGAACTCTTCCAGCGGCGCCCGGCGCTGGATGCCGGCGTTGTTGATGAGGATGTCGATCGGACCGATCTCGCGCTCGACGCGTTCGATGCCGGCCTGCACGGCCGCCTGATCGGTGACGTCGAAAACGACGTAGTCGACCGTATGGCCT
The uncultured Propionivibrio sp. DNA segment above includes these coding regions:
- a CDS encoding SDR family NAD(P)-dependent oxidoreductase — its product is MQNSLFCLKNKRALITGSTQGIGLSLAYGLAASGAAIVLNGRNEERVRETAAKMRAEGHTVDYVVFDVTDQAAVQAGIERVEREIGPIDILINNAGIQRRAPLEEFAAESWAAILETNLSSVFYVSQAVARHMIPRGAGKIVNICSVQSLLGRPTIAPYTAAKGGVANLTKGMCADWARYGIQANGLAPGYFATEMNRALVENEEFSAWLCKRTPANRWGKVEELQGAAIFLSSSASDFVNGQIIYVDGGMTSCV